From one Dehalobacter sp. 12DCB1 genomic stretch:
- a CDS encoding reductive dehalogenase yields the protein MFRSSEKEGSQQNQRFKMDRRKFLKAGAASALAAGIVGAIGVLPAEAAEAMASQTGPQNGAKSKLHPNVDYGGASVRFVEHNDQWLGTSKLVGTVKNSHEADSGFFYAMRGKLTPEAQKASYYYQFVFKHPFNAAIAGFAVNLAPEPMVSGQPAPEKLPIPDPEQMSQHIKDCAYFLRADEVGIGKMPPYAYYTYKTPSLEDLLKDDLSKSTPVTERLPYVIVVMVDQHLETMLASTGYDGISAAQSMRSYHSTGVISCILASYIRNLGYNARAQHFTNYEAVMGPCIIAAGLGELTRTGDCTAHPRLGFRHKVAAVTTDLPLAPDKPIDFGMLDFCRVCGKCADNCPSGAITKDKEPVEYNGYLRWNSDSKKCTIFRATNKEGSSCGRCMKVCPWDSKEQSWFHEAGTWIGSHGEASSSLLKKIDDMFGYGTEQIEKYKWWLEWPERYDLSKL from the coding sequence ATGTTTAGATCTTCAGAAAAAGAAGGAAGTCAACAAAATCAGCGGTTTAAGATGGATCGCCGTAAATTTCTAAAAGCAGGGGCTGCTTCTGCTCTGGCAGCAGGGATTGTTGGCGCAATCGGAGTTTTGCCGGCAGAAGCAGCTGAAGCTATGGCAAGCCAGACAGGCCCCCAAAACGGAGCCAAATCCAAGCTACATCCCAATGTAGATTATGGTGGTGCCAGTGTCCGATTTGTCGAGCATAACGATCAATGGCTTGGAACTTCAAAGCTAGTTGGCACTGTTAAAAATAGCCATGAAGCAGACTCAGGATTCTTTTATGCAATGCGTGGTAAACTTACACCCGAAGCTCAAAAGGCATCGTACTACTATCAATTCGTTTTTAAGCACCCGTTTAACGCTGCCATTGCCGGATTCGCCGTGAACCTTGCTCCGGAACCGATGGTAAGCGGACAACCGGCCCCTGAAAAGCTACCGATTCCTGATCCAGAACAAATGTCCCAGCACATTAAGGATTGCGCTTATTTTTTGCGGGCGGATGAAGTCGGAATCGGCAAGATGCCCCCGTATGCTTATTATACCTATAAAACTCCTAGTCTGGAAGATTTGCTTAAGGATGATTTATCTAAGTCGACACCGGTTACGGAAAGACTTCCCTATGTTATTGTAGTCATGGTTGACCAGCATTTGGAAACAATGTTGGCTTCGACCGGATATGATGGTATCAGCGCTGCCCAGTCTATGCGTTCATATCATTCAACCGGTGTTATCTCCTGTATCCTAGCCAGTTATATCCGTAACCTGGGCTATAACGCCAGAGCACAACATTTCACCAATTATGAAGCGGTTATGGGTCCCTGTATTATAGCTGCGGGACTGGGTGAATTAACCAGAACGGGTGACTGCACTGCACATCCGCGTCTTGGATTCCGTCACAAAGTGGCGGCCGTAACCACTGATTTGCCTCTTGCTCCCGACAAACCGATTGATTTCGGCATGCTTGATTTTTGTCGGGTATGCGGCAAATGCGCAGATAACTGCCCTTCCGGCGCCATTACGAAGGATAAGGAACCAGTTGAATACAATGGCTACTTGCGTTGGAACAGTGATTCTAAAAAATGCACGATATTCCGGGCAACAAACAAAGAAGGCTCTTCCTGCGGCAGGTGTATGAAAGTGTGTCCTTGGGATTCCAAGGAACAATCCTGGTTCCACGAAGCAGGTACTTGGATCGGCAGTCATGGAGAAGCTTCTTCCAGTCTGTTGAAAAAAATTGATGATATGTTCGGCTATGGTACGGAGCAAATCGAAAAATATAAATGGTGGCTGGAATGGCCCGAAAGATATGATTTATCCAAGCTATAA
- a CDS encoding dehalogenase: MGTFLVFLAGILFLGGIIFIKPRAKQDLKWKTILNWVLYVLWFVITGTGISFIYINSSVGHVKATSTAIFLFLGLSIVLAIVLARFLGFIGKKRNQQNTNLET; the protein is encoded by the coding sequence ATGGGAACATTTTTGGTATTTCTGGCAGGTATTTTATTTTTAGGCGGCATTATATTTATCAAACCGCGGGCTAAGCAGGATTTAAAATGGAAAACAATTCTCAATTGGGTTTTGTACGTTTTATGGTTTGTGATTACTGGCACCGGGATTTCTTTTATCTATATTAATTCAAGTGTAGGACATGTAAAAGCAACGAGTACTGCCATATTCCTTTTCTTAGGTTTATCGATCGTTCTGGCAATTGTGCTGGCAAGATTTTTAGGTTTCATTGGAAAAAAACGCAATCAGCAAAATACAAATTTAGAAACATAG
- a CDS encoding cobalamin-dependent protein (Presence of a B(12) (cobalamin)-binding domain implies dependence on cobalamin itself, in one of its several forms, or in some unusual lineages, dependence on a cobalamin-like analog.), with translation MVDLQVLTQAMGNLNEEQVVGILNEFVAKNPSKNEAEEVVNACQQGMAIIGDLFEKGDYFVGDLIFAGELLTSAMETLKPFVGEQNTKKVGRILLATVRGDLHDIGKNIFKSMAEAAGFEVIDIGIDVPADTVVEKIKETKPQIVGMSGVLTIALDSMKSTAEAIKDAGLREQVKLIIGGNPVTAEACKNIGADAFTTNAAEGVSICEKWLQKAY, from the coding sequence ATGGTAGATTTACAGGTATTGACCCAGGCCATGGGAAATCTTAATGAAGAACAGGTAGTGGGGATTTTAAATGAATTTGTGGCAAAAAATCCTAGTAAGAATGAAGCTGAAGAGGTCGTAAATGCTTGTCAACAGGGAATGGCAATAATTGGGGATCTTTTCGAAAAGGGTGATTATTTTGTTGGCGATCTGATTTTCGCTGGGGAATTGCTTACATCTGCAATGGAAACGCTTAAACCCTTTGTAGGCGAACAAAATACGAAAAAAGTTGGAAGAATCCTTCTTGCCACTGTTCGAGGTGACTTGCACGATATCGGAAAGAATATTTTCAAGAGTATGGCAGAGGCGGCCGGCTTTGAAGTGATTGACATTGGGATTGATGTACCTGCTGACACCGTTGTCGAAAAAATAAAAGAAACAAAGCCTCAAATAGTAGGTATGAGTGGCGTTTTAACTATTGCGTTGGACTCTATGAAAAGTACAGCGGAAGCTATTAAGGATGCCGGATTGCGTGAGCAAGTGAAACTGATTATTGGCGGAAACCCTGTCACTGCGGAAGCTTGCAAGAACATTGGTGCAGATGCATTTACCACGAACGCTGCTGAAGGTGTATCAATATGTGAAAAATGGCTTCAAAAGGCTTATTAA
- a CDS encoding trigger factor — protein sequence MHHFQLGQYKGMKIAPQPAPTETELENAVIQSVLKMLNEWSKNNIVVEEGDEVAVSIFATCDGLAVSELCSSYLKYKVGDPMMFGQFKNVIGKKKADRFQMMIDIPHNSPLQHVAGKKAEFLATVLEVWPSKQLEVTDAIVHEMDPEVPDLKTLKDNIRKSLIAESQQTIKENNLQTILDTFIGSSTYELDEEMLKATTQQVIDNALKDYEIIKNQNANTPFGSSEADEYFYEDCAVFAKQQLLLSLAFTELARVENICISDEEAALGRKQILEGIQGDQQMFDKLFPTPELLKESLLHEKIVNYLFEWNMVEN from the coding sequence ATGCATCATTTTCAACTTGGTCAGTATAAAGGAATGAAAATCGCCCCTCAGCCCGCGCCTACAGAAACGGAGTTAGAGAATGCGGTAATTCAATCTGTTTTAAAAATGCTCAACGAATGGTCAAAAAACAATATTGTTGTCGAAGAAGGGGATGAGGTTGCAGTCAGCATTTTTGCAACTTGCGACGGTTTGGCTGTTTCGGAACTTTGTTCATCCTATTTAAAATACAAAGTTGGCGATCCTATGATGTTTGGCCAATTCAAAAATGTCATCGGGAAAAAGAAAGCGGATCGTTTCCAAATGATGATTGATATTCCGCACAATAGTCCGCTTCAACATGTTGCAGGCAAGAAAGCTGAGTTTTTAGCTACTGTACTGGAAGTCTGGCCATCAAAGCAATTGGAGGTCACAGACGCAATTGTCCATGAAATGGACCCGGAGGTTCCAGACTTGAAAACGCTGAAAGATAACATTCGCAAGTCCTTGATAGCAGAGAGCCAGCAAACTATCAAAGAAAATAATTTACAAACCATCTTAGATACATTTATCGGGAGTTCAACATATGAGTTGGATGAGGAAATGCTGAAAGCGACAACACAGCAAGTAATTGACAATGCGCTTAAAGACTATGAGATCATAAAGAACCAAAACGCAAATACACCTTTTGGCTCAAGTGAGGCTGATGAATATTTCTATGAGGACTGTGCTGTTTTTGCTAAACAACAGCTTCTCCTCAGTTTGGCTTTTACGGAGTTAGCACGTGTTGAAAATATTTGTATTTCCGATGAAGAAGCAGCGTTAGGAAGGAAGCAGATTCTTGAAGGAATCCAGGGGGATCAACAAATGTTTGACAAGCTTTTCCCTACCCCCGAACTCTTAAAAGAAAGTCTGCTGCATGAGAAGATCGTCAATTACCTATTTGAATGGAATATGGTTGAAAATTGA
- a CDS encoding Crp/Fnr family transcriptional regulator, with protein sequence MEKITNNYYILPNNFYPMKKLQNYGHLGTIRNYGKGESIVLPGELIHKIIYVISGRLSINFLNEDGRHKVMFYADPLTFADRLFPFDDCFVHVVAEESSTVWFFTQEQLFEIFQQDKEVLFDFISCYSSKCGYFMREAKEMILYNPSVRVLRLLYDLCLTQGKLVNNVYQIDIKLSQKAISEIIGVHFVTISRIFGFLKKENILYKTTNKIVVIDLERLKDLINEWMKK encoded by the coding sequence ATGGAAAAAATAACAAACAATTATTACATTTTGCCGAATAATTTTTATCCGATGAAAAAGTTGCAGAATTATGGTCATCTGGGAACAATCCGTAATTATGGTAAGGGTGAATCTATCGTTTTGCCGGGGGAATTAATCCACAAAATCATCTATGTGATTTCCGGAAGATTAAGCATCAACTTTCTGAACGAAGATGGAAGGCATAAAGTGATGTTCTATGCTGACCCACTTACTTTTGCTGATAGGTTATTTCCTTTTGATGATTGTTTTGTCCATGTAGTTGCAGAAGAAAGCAGCACAGTATGGTTTTTTACGCAAGAACAGCTTTTTGAAATTTTTCAGCAGGACAAAGAAGTGCTTTTCGATTTTATTTCATGCTATTCATCTAAATGCGGTTATTTTATGCGGGAAGCCAAAGAGATGATCCTTTATAATCCTTCGGTTAGGGTATTACGTCTACTTTATGATCTTTGCCTTACACAGGGAAAGTTAGTAAACAATGTATATCAAATAGACATTAAGCTATCTCAGAAGGCAATTTCTGAAATAATAGGCGTTCACTTTGTAACAATAAGCAGAATATTCGGATTCCTTAAAAAGGAAAACATTTTATATAAAACCACGAATAAAATCGTAGTTATTGACTTGGAAAGACTTAAGGATTTAATTAATGAATGGATGAAAAAATAA
- a CDS encoding dehalogenase — MGTFLVFLAGILFLAGIIFIKPRAKQDLRWKTVLNWVLYVLWYSITVIGVSFIYINSIVGHVKATSTAIFMFIGLSIVLAIVLARLLGFLGKKRENINPGAKA, encoded by the coding sequence ATGGGAACATTCTTGGTATTTCTAGCCGGAATTCTGTTTTTAGCCGGAATCATTTTTATAAAGCCGCGAGCTAAGCAGGATTTGAGATGGAAAACTGTTCTTAACTGGGTATTATACGTCTTGTGGTATTCGATCACAGTAATAGGGGTTTCATTCATCTATATTAACTCTATCGTAGGACACGTGAAGGCAACAAGTACAGCTATCTTTATGTTTATCGGATTATCAATCGTTCTAGCCATCGTATTAGCCAGACTTTTAGGATTCTTAGGAAAAAAACGTGAAAATATCAATCCAGGCGCAAAGGCGTAA
- a CDS encoding Crp/Fnr family transcriptional regulator — protein sequence MDDSTKRQIPGTIIPESFNRVERLEKYVHLGSTRPFCKGSVVLSQGSETNNVMYVQSGCLAVSMGADDGHNKFLFQIGEQSIGMTTFLSENHELQIVAVKDSVVCFFTIEEVLKICHEDEQLIVDIIQNLSSKVYYFMTQSRDLNFSRPASRVFRFLYNLCLHDGKQIEDYYIIHSNLTQKAIGEITGTHYVTVSKLLTILEKQKVLRKTKDAIYVYNLEKLKNMINEVFEY from the coding sequence ATGGATGATAGCACAAAAAGACAGATTCCAGGAACAATCATTCCTGAATCGTTTAATCGTGTTGAAAGATTGGAAAAATATGTACATCTGGGAAGTACGCGTCCATTTTGCAAAGGAAGCGTCGTACTTTCTCAGGGTAGTGAAACCAATAATGTAATGTATGTGCAGTCGGGATGTCTTGCCGTAAGCATGGGAGCAGATGATGGTCATAATAAATTTTTGTTCCAAATTGGCGAGCAATCCATTGGGATGACAACCTTTTTAAGTGAGAATCATGAACTACAGATCGTTGCGGTCAAGGACAGTGTTGTTTGTTTTTTTACCATTGAAGAGGTTTTGAAAATATGTCACGAAGATGAACAACTGATTGTCGATATCATTCAAAATCTTAGTTCAAAAGTATATTACTTTATGACACAATCAAGAGATTTGAATTTTTCCCGTCCCGCGAGTAGGGTGTTTCGCTTCTTGTATAACCTATGTCTTCATGATGGAAAGCAAATTGAAGACTATTACATCATTCACTCAAATCTGACGCAAAAAGCGATTGGCGAAATCACCGGTACCCATTATGTTACGGTTAGCAAATTATTGACGATCCTTGAAAAGCAGAAAGTATTGAGAAAAACCAAGGATGCAATTTATGTTTATAACCTAGAAAAACTAAAAAATATGATTAATGAAGTTTTTGAATATTAA
- a CDS encoding uroporphyrinogen decarboxylase family protein has translation MDDIQARYEQRIEDIKTTANIKEPKRVPIMAAMTAFPIAYSGSKTRELINDGDKLAEKWTSIFDDIYFDCSLSWGTMVRMKMVETLQSKTYFISEDEVTIQHSENTPMLSEEYPELINDPITFMANKIFPRKFPALSRPYPENVEALKKAVLEMAEFARDTGKIIERGKNIYGVAPIVGSKLYPPLDLIFDRLRGFQGLFGDLRRVPEQVIAACEALYPIYMQVCEKGLTGEYPYAVTMLHCPAFLGPKSFEKFFWPTYKKMLLRVNELGTKTLMFLEGKWEPYYDFLRELPKASILCYLEADDIIEAKKKLGDKFAVLGGVPTSMLKYGNKQECIDEAKRIIDACAPGGGFLFTTERALISPADVNVENLKAVNEFVHAYGAYK, from the coding sequence ATGGATGATATTCAAGCTAGATACGAGCAGCGGATTGAAGACATTAAAACAACAGCTAATATTAAGGAACCGAAACGTGTGCCCATCATGGCGGCTATGACGGCTTTCCCGATTGCTTACTCGGGTTCTAAAACAAGAGAACTTATTAACGACGGAGATAAGTTGGCAGAAAAGTGGACGAGTATTTTCGATGATATTTATTTTGACTGCAGCTTGAGCTGGGGCACAATGGTTCGAATGAAAATGGTTGAAACGCTGCAGAGTAAAACTTATTTTATTTCTGAGGATGAAGTAACCATTCAACATTCGGAAAACACGCCGATGCTTTCTGAAGAGTATCCGGAGCTAATCAATGATCCAATAACATTTATGGCAAACAAAATTTTTCCCAGAAAATTTCCTGCGCTTAGCAGGCCATATCCTGAAAATGTTGAGGCGTTAAAAAAAGCTGTACTGGAAATGGCCGAATTTGCCAGGGATACCGGAAAAATAATCGAGAGGGGCAAAAATATATATGGCGTGGCTCCGATTGTCGGTAGCAAGCTTTACCCTCCTCTTGATTTGATCTTTGACAGGTTGAGAGGATTCCAGGGGCTTTTTGGAGACTTGAGAAGAGTTCCAGAACAAGTGATTGCGGCTTGTGAAGCTTTGTACCCGATCTATATGCAGGTATGTGAAAAAGGCTTAACAGGAGAATATCCTTATGCGGTCACAATGTTGCATTGTCCGGCATTTTTGGGTCCAAAAAGCTTTGAGAAATTTTTCTGGCCCACTTATAAAAAAATGTTGTTAAGGGTGAATGAACTTGGTACAAAAACATTAATGTTTTTGGAAGGCAAGTGGGAACCATACTATGATTTCCTAAGGGAACTTCCGAAAGCTTCAATACTCTGCTATTTGGAAGCGGATGATATTATTGAGGCTAAAAAGAAACTGGGAGATAAATTCGCAGTTCTTGGCGGTGTACCTACCAGCATGCTTAAGTATGGCAATAAGCAAGAATGTATCGATGAAGCGAAGCGGATTATTGATGCATGTGCTCCGGGCGGTGGATTCCTATTTACCACTGAAAGAGCGCTAATATCACCAGCAGATGTAAATGTCGAAAATTTGAAAGCCGTCAATGAGTTTGTCCACGCATATGGCGCATATAAGTAA
- a CDS encoding reductive dehalogenase, with the protein MFRSSDHENSQKGFQMDRRKFLKAGVASALTAGMVGAMNVLPAEAAEAVKNTAVPQTGAKSKLHPVVDYGGSSVSFVEHNDQWLGTTKIVGTIKPYHEAEQGFYMANRGKYSPEAQQGFYHYKFVMKHPFGAAIAQFAMSLMAPQMVSGQPSPQKLPIPDPEQMSQHIKDAAYFLRADEVGIGKMPEYAYYTHKAPSQDDLMKDDLSKSIPVTERLPYVIVVMIDQHLETMLASTGYDGISASQSMRSYHSTGVVAVILANYIRGLGYNARAHHFTNYASVMPPLIMAAGMGELSRTGDCTVHPRLGFRHKVAAVTTDLPLVPDKPIDFGLLDFCRVCAKCADNCPSGAITHDRDLVEYNGYLRWNSDFKKCTEFRVTNKEGSSCGSCMKVCPWNSKEKSWFHTAGTWIGSKGEASASLLKKIDDMFGYGTEQIERYKWWLEWPERYDITALKH; encoded by the coding sequence ATGTTTAGATCTTCGGATCACGAAAATAGTCAAAAGGGGTTCCAGATGGACCGCCGCAAGTTTCTGAAAGCCGGGGTTGCTTCAGCTCTTACAGCGGGAATGGTCGGTGCGATGAACGTTTTGCCGGCTGAAGCCGCCGAAGCTGTGAAGAACACAGCAGTTCCCCAAACTGGAGCCAAATCCAAACTTCATCCTGTTGTGGATTATGGCGGCTCGAGTGTCAGTTTTGTTGAGCATAATGACCAGTGGCTGGGGACAACCAAAATTGTAGGAACGATTAAACCGTACCACGAAGCGGAACAGGGCTTTTATATGGCCAATCGTGGAAAATATTCTCCGGAGGCACAGCAAGGATTTTATCATTATAAGTTTGTCATGAAACATCCATTTGGTGCTGCCATTGCCCAGTTTGCAATGTCGCTTATGGCCCCTCAAATGGTGAGCGGACAGCCGTCTCCGCAGAAACTTCCGATTCCCGACCCGGAACAAATGTCACAGCATATTAAAGATGCTGCCTATTTTTTGCGCGCTGACGAAGTGGGAATCGGCAAAATGCCGGAGTATGCTTATTATACCCATAAGGCTCCCAGTCAGGACGATTTGATGAAAGACGACCTGTCAAAGTCAATTCCTGTGACGGAACGGCTTCCTTATGTTATTGTGGTTATGATTGACCAGCATTTAGAGACCATGCTGGCTTCTACGGGCTATGACGGCATCAGTGCTTCCCAGTCCATGCGTTCTTACCATTCGACCGGCGTAGTTGCGGTTATTCTGGCCAATTATATTCGTGGCCTGGGCTATAACGCCAGGGCTCATCACTTCACCAACTATGCTTCAGTCATGCCGCCTCTTATCATGGCTGCAGGGATGGGTGAACTATCCAGGACAGGTGACTGTACGGTTCATCCCCGGTTAGGATTCCGCCACAAAGTTGCGGCTGTGACCACAGACCTACCTTTAGTTCCGGATAAACCGATTGACTTTGGGTTACTTGATTTCTGTCGCGTCTGTGCTAAATGCGCAGATAATTGTCCGTCAGGCGCTATTACCCATGACCGGGATTTGGTTGAATACAACGGATATTTGCGTTGGAACAGTGACTTCAAAAAATGCACGGAATTCCGTGTAACGAATAAAGAGGGTTCTTCCTGCGGCAGCTGTATGAAGGTATGCCCCTGGAATTCCAAGGAAAAATCCTGGTTCCATACTGCAGGCACCTGGATTGGCAGCAAAGGAGAAGCTTCTGCTAGTCTCCTTAAGAAAATTGATGATATGTTCGGTTATGGTACCGAACAGATTGAAAGATATAAATGGTGGCTGGAGTGGCCGGAACGGTATGACATAACGGCACTCAAGCACTAA
- a CDS encoding MFS transporter: MSKVNVSKLIGSSKMNSFFALVAILAFLGLLFDGYDQGVYGNSLPALMKDTGIAPTVFGLIGSYTLYGMMAGGIIFGMLADRIGNKKVFMLAIGFYAVFTGMMGTATEVWQLSLYRVLTGMGIAGIAPVTFALVAEYSPLKNRVNLISATTLGVPLGTMFSALVGKAIIPEYGWRPMFLLGFIPIVLIFICAAYLPESMQKLIKDGKRDQIQKLLKKSAPEHTPGADEQYEVDIKPSERGSFLSLWKDGMAVNTILYWVIMALCMFIVYGLITWLPKILMGAGYNLGSSLTLMITFTLGAIPGILISGPISNKIGLKNTLIVYSVIPALVVLLLMLKLNITLVSVVLFILGAGMYGLMGLIYVFVSVGYPLAFRGTGLGWSSAMGRFGGSFAPIIGGMLIAQKASLMTNFLIFATAPFLLIMICVVVSQLTAKKATAPSINS, from the coding sequence TTGAGTAAAGTAAATGTTTCAAAATTAATCGGATCGAGTAAAATGAATAGTTTTTTTGCCTTGGTGGCAATATTAGCTTTCTTAGGGCTGTTATTTGATGGATATGATCAGGGGGTTTACGGTAATTCCCTTCCTGCGTTGATGAAAGATACAGGTATTGCGCCAACAGTTTTCGGACTGATTGGTAGCTATACTCTATATGGAATGATGGCAGGCGGAATCATATTTGGAATGTTAGCTGACAGGATAGGTAATAAAAAAGTATTCATGTTGGCTATAGGCTTTTACGCGGTTTTCACAGGCATGATGGGAACTGCGACCGAGGTATGGCAGCTTTCTTTATACCGGGTTTTAACCGGAATGGGTATTGCCGGAATTGCCCCTGTCACGTTCGCTTTGGTTGCTGAATATAGTCCTTTAAAAAATCGTGTTAACCTGATTAGCGCAACGACTCTTGGAGTGCCGCTCGGAACAATGTTCAGTGCTTTGGTAGGTAAGGCTATTATACCGGAATATGGCTGGAGACCTATGTTTTTGCTTGGCTTTATTCCCATTGTTTTAATATTTATCTGTGCTGCTTATTTACCTGAATCCATGCAGAAATTGATAAAAGACGGCAAAAGAGATCAAATTCAAAAGTTGTTAAAAAAATCTGCCCCTGAACACACTCCCGGCGCTGATGAACAATACGAAGTAGATATCAAACCTTCTGAAAGAGGATCTTTTCTTAGCTTGTGGAAGGACGGCATGGCTGTGAATACGATTTTATATTGGGTAATCATGGCGCTATGTATGTTTATTGTTTACGGCTTAATAACCTGGCTGCCGAAAATTTTGATGGGTGCAGGATATAACTTGGGATCCAGTCTTACGCTCATGATTACTTTCACCCTCGGGGCAATACCAGGTATACTTATATCAGGCCCGATATCCAATAAAATTGGACTTAAAAATACGCTTATTGTATATTCAGTGATCCCTGCCCTTGTTGTTCTGCTTTTGATGTTGAAACTAAATATTACTCTGGTATCAGTTGTTCTGTTTATCCTTGGAGCCGGTATGTATGGCTTAATGGGATTGATCTATGTATTTGTATCGGTCGGCTACCCGCTTGCCTTCCGTGGAACAGGGTTAGGATGGTCCAGTGCTATGGGGCGTTTCGGCGGATCCTTCGCACCAATTATTGGAGGGATGTTAATAGCACAAAAGGCATCTTTAATGACAAACTTTTTGATATTTGCAACCGCACCATTTCTTTTGATAATGATCTGTGTTGTGGTTTCCCAACTAACCGCCAAGAAAGCCACCGCGCCCTCCATTAACAGTTAA